A stretch of the Methylacidiphilum caldifontis genome encodes the following:
- a CDS encoding glycosyltransferase family 47 protein gives MLRNYWASVFENKGIFTLPLGWTVKHNILVFKPINQKKHIWCFVGQHNPERELMINTLKSITPNYYKIIFNNNDRLDYKAYFDIMTDSIFHPCPMGNVVLETFRIYEALEFGGIPIIIKRRNFDYFNKILPNNTVPQVKTWKQACDLIRGMFKDEKLLTTTQLTISNWWDSFKIKLKNKVSSFVTDGFEGKLKLYLQNIHSYNDFIHDLWRRNELLKHQSFYTAIKRIQKSVRERGISILWQGGPKFKHNQ, from the coding sequence GTGTTAAGAAATTATTGGGCTTCCGTATTTGAAAACAAGGGTATTTTTACTCTACCTCTTGGATGGACAGTTAAACATAACATCTTGGTATTTAAGCCAATAAATCAAAAAAAACATATTTGGTGTTTTGTTGGCCAGCATAATCCTGAACGTGAATTAATGATTAATACATTAAAATCTATAACACCTAATTATTATAAGATCATTTTTAATAATAACGATCGGCTAGATTATAAGGCATATTTTGATATTATGACTGACTCTATCTTTCATCCTTGTCCAATGGGTAATGTTGTATTGGAAACATTTAGAATTTATGAAGCACTAGAATTTGGAGGAATACCTATTATCATTAAACGAAGAAATTTTGATTATTTTAATAAGATTTTACCTAACAATACTGTTCCTCAAGTAAAAACTTGGAAACAAGCATGTGATTTAATTAGAGGAATGTTTAAGGATGAAAAATTATTAACTACAACACAATTGACCATATCAAATTGGTGGGATTCATTTAAAATTAAATTAAAAAATAAAGTTTCATCTTTTGTTACAGATGGATTTGAAGGAAAACTAAAATTATATTTACAGAATATTCATTCATATAATGATTTTATCCATGATCTGTGGCGAAGAAATGAGTTATTAAAACACCAATCGTTTTACACAGCTATTAAACGCATCCAAAAAAGTGTTAGAGAACGAGGCATAAGTATCTTATGGCAAGGAGGTCCTAAATTTAAACATAATCAATAA
- a CDS encoding FkbM family methyltransferase — MTNTTVFATAVANHVSFDNFAIDFKSGYVGKLSPNESLFKATVVSLDWMVFENIIPIPDFIKIDVEGSESKVLLGSKHILEQKRTLFLIELHSVEQKQRCKDILNTFGYRYFSLDDKENHLVAHP, encoded by the coding sequence ATTACTAATACAACAGTTTTTGCAACGGCCGTCGCTAATCATGTAAGTTTTGATAATTTTGCCATAGACTTCAAGAGCGGGTACGTTGGGAAGCTATCACCAAATGAGTCTCTATTTAAGGCGACAGTGGTATCTCTTGACTGGATGGTTTTTGAGAATATTATCCCTATTCCAGATTTTATTAAAATCGATGTTGAAGGCTCTGAATCAAAAGTCCTTTTAGGTTCAAAGCATATATTAGAACAAAAAAGAACTCTTTTTCTCATTGAATTGCATAGTGTTGAACAAAAACAGCGGTGCAAAGACATTCTCAATACATTTGGCTATCGATATTTTTCTTTAGATGACAAAGAGAATCATCTCGTGGCTCATCCATAG
- a CDS encoding sugar transferase, producing the protein MVSNIKFSQIKQDNSLWPWKGKVAIFFDFLFLLSGSAIVYWARYSTLYWPKNLLPLLSHRHTAIFLLFIFTSFLMLHQKGIYDLRKTLSPAEETKKIFWALTQSVAFLVVVLFAGQIFISRKLLLGLWLFSIISLPGWRFILRTIYSGDLKTGNSWIRAIIIGTGKYANKLESYFESNPFLGIAVWGKISPGSEENKEKSIEKLPEILDRYWIDEIIITEPLSLKQMESIVIEAIKRKKRVKLFLPSLSETLNPYWEKMEFFGEMPLVPLCDQSIPLFYLFQKRLIDILVSATGLLLLSPFFLLIGAIIKLQDGGPIFYCSTRVGRKGRRFSCIKFRTMTVDADKKKEALSHLNERIGPMFKITNDPRITPLGRFLRKYSIDELPQLFNVLIGQMSLVGPRPPTPDEVENYEKYSLNYYKRLDVKPGLTSLWAVEARNDPNFEKAIELDCKYIEEWTPWLDLKIIFKTIPVVFRGEGK; encoded by the coding sequence ATGGTGAGCAATATTAAATTTTCTCAAATCAAACAGGACAATTCCCTGTGGCCTTGGAAGGGAAAAGTAGCCATTTTTTTTGATTTTCTTTTTCTTCTCTCTGGATCGGCTATCGTGTATTGGGCTAGATACAGTACACTTTATTGGCCTAAAAATCTCCTTCCCTTACTCAGCCACCGGCATACAGCAATTTTTCTTCTTTTTATCTTTACTTCCTTTCTGATGCTTCATCAAAAAGGCATCTATGATCTTCGGAAGACTTTAAGCCCGGCTGAAGAAACAAAAAAAATTTTTTGGGCTTTGACTCAATCCGTTGCGTTCTTGGTTGTCGTACTCTTTGCGGGCCAGATTTTTATTTCTAGAAAACTTTTATTAGGGCTTTGGCTCTTTAGTATTATTTCTCTTCCTGGTTGGCGTTTTATTTTGAGAACAATCTACTCGGGAGATCTTAAAACAGGCAATTCTTGGATTCGAGCCATAATCATTGGAACGGGAAAATATGCTAATAAACTCGAAAGTTATTTTGAGTCCAACCCGTTTTTAGGCATAGCTGTCTGGGGGAAGATATCTCCAGGTAGTGAAGAAAATAAAGAGAAAAGTATTGAAAAGCTACCTGAAATTCTGGATCGCTACTGGATTGATGAGATTATTATTACTGAGCCACTTTCCTTAAAACAGATGGAATCAATCGTTATAGAAGCGATCAAAAGAAAAAAAAGAGTCAAGCTATTTTTACCTTCTCTTTCTGAAACGCTCAATCCCTATTGGGAAAAAATGGAATTTTTTGGTGAAATGCCTTTAGTTCCCCTTTGCGATCAATCGATTCCTTTATTTTATCTTTTCCAAAAAAGACTTATAGATATCCTTGTTTCTGCTACTGGATTGCTTTTATTAAGCCCCTTTTTTCTCTTAATTGGAGCGATCATTAAATTACAGGATGGGGGACCTATCTTCTATTGTTCAACAAGGGTGGGAAGAAAGGGAAGAAGATTTTCTTGTATCAAATTCAGAACCATGACAGTGGATGCAGATAAAAAAAAGGAAGCGCTGAGCCATCTCAATGAAAGGATTGGTCCTATGTTTAAGATCACTAATGATCCAAGGATAACTCCTTTAGGAAGGTTTTTAAGAAAGTATAGTATCGATGAACTTCCTCAGCTTTTCAATGTATTAATTGGTCAGATGAGCTTGGTGGGGCCTAGGCCTCCAACGCCCGATGAAGTCGAAAATTATGAAAAATATTCTTTAAATTACTATAAAAGGTTGGATGTTAAACCAGGATTAACCAGCCTTTGGGCTGTAGAAGCACGCAATGATCCGAATTTTGAAAAAGCCATTGAGCTTGATTGCAAATATATTGAAGAATGGACTCCATGGCTTGACTTAAAAATCATCTTCAAAACGATTCCTGTAGTGTTTCGGGGAGAAGGAAAATGA
- a CDS encoding cytochrome c3 family protein encodes MIQKKAIEKSIAVLAAICFSFLWSTLHAADYDPNPPFGLDQLKPVEVKIELTQKTIKAYQPKNPYNIFINYELGMHCVGFDISYCCVIPPYNSIQAQAVESGSNGENPKLLTPEDKVKLYYYLKDNSYSEGNKMRYWSVLKDVNGNGSLADPGDNMANYVWEHLFIYKDLEGTLPKDWSIKKRIHIGKDIMVPIDAGPSGKPLAGGYLDYAPDNGGNIVFTDSMIPEVKNIAIKLTASNIWDALGLPLTAFNDSVRKGTIRTITDKDFQPYQYAVVELHNDSGKPLIVEGKKIEFFGTNPVDIPNCVMCHSGEGKAAKLSKQAGFTLFEKEYEYWKKNYPDESDYMARLSASSINLLELHDKMFKTTFLKDYNPNASSNRLGSIGSVNCADCHGDNVSGNLQEPRPGTSGYKAVKGRPLTEAIHAVHANFLSDMNDKAGRTVSCQACHPTHWTNPNMNNFDTNPYQIIDSNGNNKYAQADQRIAGGGCYLRRDAHTNPAVHPPFFLNPLGRWYLENVSMRDENDKPISEIRGLTCTDCHNQLSNELYKYDDLDNGVSQEGKTLRNKSVEQIMKTLADGDPQRFLDMADPRVKDGNNPLYEFYNNHKGAVLVKATKDSKGNLKLLGWNAKEGDPVPYEKASGGSDWWLAPAEPKCASCHAAPFVESTGGKYFPIDQPRKYSLYRFSKAHGKIACQSCHESIHGLYPVRAEGEEKTVDLTSHKQALQYSPDGRYAGPVSCAACHTVNGKGVPVQLAGTEYENDYWASVVLLHFMREGDEKLPIKELIQKYPYQKSRQIVVESWK; translated from the coding sequence ATGATTCAAAAGAAAGCAATAGAAAAAAGTATAGCGGTCCTAGCGGCTATTTGTTTTTCGTTTCTTTGGTCAACGCTTCATGCAGCGGATTATGATCCGAATCCCCCTTTTGGACTGGATCAGCTCAAACCTGTGGAAGTTAAAATAGAACTTACCCAAAAAACAATCAAAGCCTACCAGCCCAAAAATCCCTATAATATTTTTATCAACTACGAGCTTGGGATGCATTGTGTGGGTTTCGATATATCCTATTGCTGTGTGATTCCTCCATACAACTCGATCCAGGCTCAAGCCGTAGAATCCGGTTCAAATGGAGAAAACCCCAAACTTTTGACCCCAGAAGATAAAGTCAAGCTCTACTACTACCTCAAAGATAACAGCTATTCGGAAGGCAACAAGATGAGGTACTGGTCCGTGTTAAAAGATGTTAATGGAAACGGTAGTCTGGCTGATCCTGGGGATAATATGGCTAATTACGTTTGGGAACATCTTTTTATTTATAAAGACTTGGAAGGAACATTACCCAAAGACTGGTCGATCAAAAAGAGGATTCATATCGGAAAAGATATCATGGTACCCATTGATGCGGGACCCTCAGGAAAACCTCTTGCGGGAGGTTATCTCGATTATGCACCCGATAATGGTGGAAATATTGTTTTTACAGATTCGATGATTCCTGAAGTTAAAAACATAGCCATTAAACTGACCGCTTCCAATATCTGGGATGCTCTTGGTCTTCCTCTCACCGCCTTTAATGACTCGGTAAGAAAGGGAACCATCCGAACGATCACCGATAAAGATTTTCAGCCTTATCAATATGCCGTTGTAGAGCTTCATAACGACTCAGGCAAACCGTTAATAGTTGAAGGGAAAAAGATAGAATTTTTTGGAACGAATCCAGTGGACATTCCTAATTGTGTCATGTGCCACTCCGGAGAGGGAAAGGCGGCTAAGCTTTCTAAACAAGCCGGTTTTACTCTTTTTGAAAAAGAGTATGAGTACTGGAAAAAGAATTATCCTGATGAATCGGACTACATGGCAAGGCTTTCAGCTTCCTCCATCAATCTTCTCGAACTGCATGACAAAATGTTTAAAACCACTTTCTTAAAAGACTATAACCCCAATGCTTCCTCAAACCGGCTCGGCTCTATTGGTTCTGTTAACTGTGCCGACTGTCACGGGGATAATGTCTCGGGCAACCTTCAAGAACCTAGACCTGGAACTTCTGGCTATAAAGCTGTTAAGGGAAGACCCCTGACCGAAGCCATTCATGCGGTCCATGCAAATTTTCTTTCTGATATGAACGACAAAGCGGGAAGAACGGTGAGTTGCCAGGCCTGTCACCCTACCCATTGGACTAATCCCAACATGAATAATTTCGACACCAACCCTTATCAAATCATCGATTCCAATGGCAATAATAAATATGCCCAGGCTGATCAACGAATTGCCGGAGGCGGTTGTTACCTAAGAAGGGACGCGCACACCAATCCTGCTGTTCACCCTCCATTCTTTTTAAATCCTCTAGGCCGGTGGTACTTAGAAAATGTAAGTATGCGGGATGAAAACGATAAGCCGATTTCTGAAATCAGGGGACTAACCTGTACGGACTGTCATAACCAATTGTCGAATGAACTCTATAAGTATGATGATTTAGATAATGGAGTTAGCCAGGAAGGTAAAACGTTGCGGAATAAGAGTGTAGAACAGATAATGAAGACACTAGCCGACGGAGATCCACAACGGTTTTTAGATATGGCTGATCCAAGAGTCAAAGATGGGAATAATCCCCTTTATGAGTTCTATAATAACCATAAAGGAGCCGTTCTTGTGAAGGCTACAAAGGACAGTAAAGGCAACTTAAAACTTCTTGGATGGAACGCTAAAGAAGGCGATCCCGTTCCCTATGAAAAAGCTTCGGGTGGAAGCGATTGGTGGCTAGCGCCAGCTGAACCGAAATGTGCTAGCTGTCATGCCGCGCCATTTGTAGAAAGTACAGGCGGTAAATATTTTCCTATAGATCAGCCTCGGAAATACTCGCTCTATCGGTTTTCTAAAGCCCATGGTAAAATCGCTTGCCAGTCTTGCCATGAATCGATTCATGGACTTTATCCAGTCAGGGCTGAAGGAGAAGAAAAAACAGTAGATCTGACATCGCATAAGCAAGCTCTCCAATATTCACCCGATGGCCGCTATGCAGGGCCAGTCAGTTGTGCCGCATGCCATACGGTTAATGGGAAAGGAGTGCCCGTTCAGCTTGCAGGAACCGAGTATGAAAATGATTACTGGGCTTCAGTTGTTCTTTTGCATTTTATGCGTGAAGGAGATGAAAAACTCCCAATCAAAGAGTTGATCCAGAAATATCCCTATCAAAAATCAAGGCAAATCGTGGTTGAAAGTTGGAAATAG
- a CDS encoding SLBB domain-containing protein: MLGLFERGFWKKGILLVGSFFLFLGGIAWGNSQKDIPVALPVTPEDANSKINEIILMQASQTPEESGVPLGDGDLIEIHVADLPELSNIKTRITPAGTILLPLLGQLQVEGLTAEELHELLKTKLGEKYLKDPQVSVSVVEMKSHRVSVMGAVNKPGVYEMTNQLRVVDALGMAGGLREDASTTIYLIRSPKKKQANSILSQAGDKKKLKEENSNPVSQSQTQPDIKQKTQKEGILSQIRPFIVEIDLKEMIDGKSERSNFLLIPGDVIQVPPAGAVYVGGEVKNPKGVPLKGGTLTAYQAIIEAGGPNDKANMSKVKIYRKLPNGQKKVILIDLSRKKRDYNDYPLQKEDVVVVGTNGPMAVLVGIRDTIFSRLFLPIPY; encoded by the coding sequence ATGCTTGGCCTCTTCGAAAGAGGATTTTGGAAAAAAGGAATTCTCCTAGTGGGTTCCTTTTTTCTTTTTTTGGGAGGAATCGCTTGGGGGAATTCCCAAAAAGACATTCCCGTAGCCTTGCCTGTAACCCCAGAAGATGCGAATAGCAAGATCAACGAAATCATTCTTATGCAGGCAAGTCAGACACCTGAAGAAAGTGGAGTGCCTTTAGGTGATGGGGATCTGATCGAGATCCATGTGGCTGATTTACCTGAGCTCTCTAATATCAAAACTCGAATAACCCCTGCTGGCACTATCCTCTTGCCTTTACTGGGTCAGCTTCAAGTCGAAGGGCTTACGGCTGAAGAGTTGCATGAACTACTTAAAACTAAACTTGGCGAAAAGTACCTTAAAGATCCTCAGGTATCCGTTTCGGTGGTAGAAATGAAAAGCCATAGGGTTTCAGTGATGGGAGCGGTAAATAAACCTGGGGTATATGAAATGACCAATCAGCTTCGGGTTGTTGATGCCCTTGGAATGGCTGGAGGATTAAGAGAAGATGCTTCGACAACAATTTATCTTATCCGCTCACCTAAGAAAAAACAAGCCAATTCCATCCTTTCGCAAGCTGGAGATAAAAAGAAACTTAAAGAAGAAAATTCCAATCCGGTAAGCCAAAGCCAAACTCAGCCAGACATAAAACAAAAGACTCAAAAAGAAGGCATTCTTTCTCAAATCAGGCCTTTTATCGTTGAAATCGATCTTAAAGAGATGATCGATGGAAAATCAGAAAGGAGTAATTTTCTTCTTATCCCTGGAGATGTCATCCAAGTTCCTCCTGCTGGTGCCGTCTATGTGGGAGGCGAAGTAAAGAATCCCAAAGGAGTTCCTCTTAAGGGTGGAACATTAACCGCTTACCAGGCGATTATTGAAGCGGGAGGGCCTAACGATAAAGCGAACATGTCTAAGGTTAAAATTTATAGAAAGTTACCTAACGGACAAAAAAAAGTCATTTTGATTGATTTAAGCCGTAAAAAAAGAGATTATAATGATTATCCCCTTCAAAAAGAGGATGTTGTAGTTGTAGGAACGAATGGTCCTATGGCGGTCCTTGTGGGGATTAGAGATACGATATTTTCCAGGCTTTTTTTGCCCATTCCTTACTGA